One window of the Pyrus communis chromosome 17, drPyrComm1.1, whole genome shotgun sequence genome contains the following:
- the LOC137722073 gene encoding uncharacterized protein, with protein MAEESLVNLEGDGSHATPPSTHSDIDINPNQRLSSVLLNEFNYLPWERVVSLALGGRSKLGYVNGAILMPETTSPEYDAWLCKDQLVMSWLLNSMDRKIAEIFSYAESSMTLWKNLKEMYGNQNNAARVFQLKKDIAGLQQEGKPFVQHLGKLTTMWNELNVYRPHTIDAAVLTKRAEEDKIFQLLASLSLEFEDLRSHILMNPDLPSFSSVCATIQREEVRRKVMTLDMKANIPEARAYFSNQKLGEERGYKEKKTGLKCSHCDAGGHSRDRCWILHPELKPKFPRDNKGVSKGSYNPSYKANHVATTSSDGALKFTTNPAALINEFAMFLHKKQGLGDSEGPLNQCDNNQTALLGQFAGFLAGNEGVILEPLII; from the exons ATGGCTGAAGAAAGCTTAGTAAATTTGGAAGGAGACGGCTCTCATGCTACTCCACCATCAACACACTCAGATATTGATATCAACCCAAATCAACGTCTTAGTTCTGTCTTGCtaaatgagtttaactatcttccatggGAGAGAGTAGTTTCTCTTGCTCTGGGAGGACGATCAAAGCTTGGTTATGTTAATGGTGCTATTCTAATGCCTGAGACTACCTCACCGGAGTATGATGCTTGGCTATGCAAAGACCAGTTGGTCATGTCGTGGCTACTCAATTCCATGGATCgtaagattgcagaaatttttagctatgctgaatcctccatgactctttggaaaaatctcaaggaaatGTATGGAAATCAGAACAATGCGGCTAGAGTGTTTCAGTTAAAGAAGGACATTGCTGGTTTGCAACAGGAAGGGAAGCCATTTGTGCAACATCTTGGAAAGCTGACCACTATGTGGAACGAGCTGAATGTGTATCGACCACACACCATCGACGCTGCTGTGCTAACTAAAAGAGCcgaggaagacaaaatattcCAACTCCTAGCAAGCCTGAGCCTTGAATTCGAAGATCTTCGAAGCCATATCCTCATGAATCCCGACCTGCCTTCTTTTTCAAGTGTGTGTGCCAcaattcaaagagaagaggttcgaaggaaagtcatgaccttggacatgaaggcaaatataccagaagctagggcttacttctctaaccaaaaacttggtgaggagagaggctataaagaaaagaaaactggCTTAAAATGTAGCCATTGTGATGCTGGTGGGCACTCAAGAGACCGATGCTGGATTCTTCATCCAGAGTTAAAACCAAAGTTTCCTAGGGATAACAAAGGTGTCTCGAAAGGCTCGTACAACCCTTCTTACAAGGCAAATCATGTTGCCACAACTTCTTCTGATGGAGCACTGAAGTTCACCACTAATCCAGCTGCACTGATCAACGAGTTTGCTATGTTTCTTCACAAGAAACAAGGTCTTGGAGATAGTGAAGGACCACTAAATCAGTGTGACAACAATCAAACTGCACTACTAGGACAGTTTGCTGGCTTCCTGGCTGGAAATGAAGGCGTG attctggagccactgatcatatga